The sequence GTCATTCCCTGCGCGTTGGTTCGATATGAGGAACGACAAGGTAGTTCTTATCGGTAATGAGTTCTGGGATACCATTGGTGGTAAAGGAACATACCAATTCTTTATCAAGCAAATTAACGAGATTGGACAAGATTATCGTTCGAGAATATATCGGGAGTATCTAGGAATTGAGCCGCCCCAACAGGATTTATCACATCTATGAGCAAATCATTATTTGTAAGAAACTACTCTAAATTTTCAACAACAACACTCTATGCCCTACAACCACCAATCCATCGAAGCCAAATGGCAGCAGTTCTGGGACAACAACCAGACGTACCGCACAACCACCGATACCACTAAGCCCAAATACTACGTGCTGGATATGTTCCCCTATCCAAGCGGCGCGGGGCTACACGTCGGGCATCCCGAAGGCTACACCGCCACCGACATCGTGAGCCGCTACAAGCGCATGCGGGGCTTCAACGTCCTGCACCCGATGGGCTGGGACGCGTTCGGCCTGCCGGCCGAGCAGTACGCCATCCAGACCGGCGTGCACCCGGCCATCACCACGCGCAACGCCATCGAGAACTTCCGGCGTCAGCTCCAGCGCTTCGGCTTCTGCTACGACTGGTCGCGCGAGTTTGGCACCATCGACGAGGACTACTACCGCTGGACGCAGTGGATCTTCCTGCGCCTGTACGACTCGTGGTTCGACCCCGAAGCCCGCAAGGCCCGCCCCATCGCCGACCTGGTGGCGAAGGCCGCTCGGGGCGAGGTCGAGACCCCCGGGCCCTGGGGCTCGATGGACGAGGACGCCCGGCGCGCGTTCGTGGATTCCCGGCGCCTGGCGTACCTGAGCGAGATGGTCGTGAACTGGTGCCCCAGGCTCGGCACTGTGCTGGCGAACGACGAGGTCATCGACGGACGCAGCGAGCGGGGCGGGCACCCGGTGGTCCGCAAGCCCCTGCGACAGTGGACGCTGCGCATCACGGCGTACGCCGAACGCCTGCTCAAGCAGCTCGACCACCTCGACTGGCCCGATTCCACGCGCACCATGCAGGCCGAGTGGATCGGGAAGTCGACCGGCGCGGAGATCGAGTTCCGGGTTGTCCTGGGTACCCCCGCACTCCGTGCGGGGTCCGATGCGAGTACCCCCATGGGTACCCCCTCACTCCGTGCGGGTGCATTGAACGGGGCCACCCTCCGCGACATCGACGACGATCCGCGAGTTGCATCTCATCCGGCCGGGTTCATTCCACGAGACCCGTACCCGGAGGGCATCTACGGCCCGGCGGGCGACCTCGTGTACCGCAAGCGCAACCTCCCGCACTTCCAACTCCCGGGTGCGACCTACTTCGTGTCGTGGACAGCACTGGCCGGGCGGCATCTCGCGCCGCACGAACGCACGCGCGTGCTGGAGGCACTGACGCACTTTGATGGCGATCGCTGCCGCGTGTACGCCGCGTGCGTGATGCCAGACCATGTGCACTGGATCGTCCGCCCGTTTGACGGCGTGGACCTCCACGATCTCTGCCGGAGCGTCAAGCGATTCTCGGCCAGGACGATCAACGAAGGGCGCGGCGACGAAGGGCGCCTGTGGAACCCGGAAGCGTTCGACCACATCATCCGTCACCAATCTGACTTCGCTGAGCATCTGGCGTATCTCGTCCGCAACCCCGTGGCCGCGGAACTCGTCGAAGACGTCGCGGCGTACGAGTGGACATTCGTGCACCAGGACTCGATCAGTACGCGATCGGCCAATCCCCACACGGAGTGTGGAGGTACCCATGTCAATCCCCACACGGAGTGTGGGGGTACCCATTCCATCCGGGTCTTCACCACGCGCCCCGACACGATCTTCGGCGCCACGTACATGGTGATCGCGCCCGAGCACGCGCTGGTCGACGCGGTTCTGGCCGAACCTCCGCCCGGGTGCGACGCCCCCGCGGTCCGCGAGTACGTCGCGCGCGCCAGAAGCCGCAGCGACGTCGAGCGGATGGAAGACAAGCGCAAGACGGGCGTCTTCTCGGGCGTGCACGCGAGGAACCCGGCGACGGGCGATCTGATTCC is a genomic window of Planctomycetota bacterium containing:
- a CDS encoding TdeIII family type II restriction endonuclease, which translates into the protein VYIEDVQNNTRFAFELKSPLPNSDITKVSKEKIFKLYAMDPPQVTQAFFALPYNPYGTRDQYQWSFPARWFDMRNDKVVLIGNEFWDTIGGKGTYQFFIKQINEIGQDYRSRIYREYLGIEPPQQDLSHL